One window of the Nicotiana tabacum cultivar K326 chromosome 4, ASM71507v2, whole genome shotgun sequence genome contains the following:
- the LOC142180055 gene encoding protein neprosin-like: protein MVMNQKVKRQTLLVLYFLLLSYNGVQGETKRYSELEDLELEKQLKLLNKLAVKTIKTTYGDLYDCVNFYKQPAFDHPMLQNHNFHHEMKPTLHRLKQNSGTSTTSGLSTIWLNDEGCPVGTVPIKRNDKDDLIRQRHIPPPEDITFDVQLAIVAIARTQNNPNNKFGGATMAASLWNPHVEGQQHSACRLKIQKGSDIVQVGWRVDPTLYGDTKTRLFIHFQAGNIHCFNILCPGFVLVNTKIPIDKVYDNISQIGEDSWEDTMSIDRDLVNGNWWLLLEENYTQIGFWPQRIFTDLKSFATNVEWGGVVYSSSSVHGPPMGSGLFPIGNTGHEAYCRKITVLNDKGETIDEDKTTAYADNPNLYKVVDIPHWQAAERQHFVLYGGPGENRQV, encoded by the exons ATGGTGATGAATCAAAAAGTTAAGCGACAAACTTTGTTGGTTCTATATTTTCTTCTTCTGAGTTATAATGGGGTTCAAGGAGAAACAAAGAGGTATTCGGAACTAGAGGACTTGGAATTGGAAAAGCAACTTAAACTTCTGAACAAGCTAGCCGTCAAAACAATAAAG ACTACATATGGGGATTTATACGACTGTGTGAATTTTTACAAGCAACCTGCATTTGATCATCCAATGCTGCAGAATCATAATTTTCATCATGAG ATGAAACCTACTTTACATAGGTTAAAGCAGAATTCAGGTACCTCTACAACTAGTGGGTTATCAACAATATGGCTAAACGATGAAGGTTGTCCCGTTGGAACAGTTCCTATTAAAAGGAATGACAAAGATGATCTTATTAGACAAAGACATATTCCACCACCAGAAGATATAACATTTGATGTCCAATTGGCTATT gTTGCAAtagctcgaactcaaaataatccaaataataaGTTTGGGGGAGCAACAATGGCAGCTAGTTTATGGAATCCTCACGTTGAAGGGCAGCAACATAGTGCATGTcgattgaaaattcaaaaagggtCGGATATTGTACAAGTTGGATGGAGA GTGGATCCAACACTTTACGGGGATACTAAAACTAGGCTCTTTATACATTTTCAG GCTGGTAATATACATTGCTTCAATATACTATGCCCTGGCTTTGTATTGGTGAACACTAAGATACCTATTGATAAGGTATAtgataatatttcacaaattggAGAAGATTCATGGGAGGACACCATGTCCATCGATCGG gatttaGTCAACGGGAATTGGTGGCTCTTGCTTGAAGAGAACTATACCCAAATTGGATTTTGGCCTCAAAGGATCTTCACTGATTTAAAAAGTTTTGCTACAAATGTTGAGTGGGGAGGAGTAGTATATAGTTCATCAAGTGTACATGGACCCCCAATGGGCTCCGGACTTTTTCCCATTGGAAACACAGGTCATGAAGCTTATTGTAGAAAGATTACAGTTCTAAATGATAAAGGTGAGACCATAGATGAAGATAAAACTACCGCATATGCAGACAATCCTAATTTATACAAGGTTGTTGATATACCTCATTGGCAAGCTGCAGAGCGTCAACATTTTGTACTCTATGGGGGACCTGGTGAGAATAGACAAGTCTAG